In Limibacter armeniacum, a single window of DNA contains:
- a CDS encoding acetyl-CoA C-acyltransferase, which produces MKEVFIVSAVRTPIGSFGGVLSSVPATKLGATAIKGALEKANVSADKVDEVFMGNVVSANLGQAPARQAALFAGIGQNVPCTAVNKVCASGMKSIMLAAQSIMLGDNNIVVAGGMESMSNIPYYVPKARYGQGYGHGEFLDGLVKDGLTDVYNGQAMGVCADATATKCHITREEQDEFAIKSYERSANSTEAGLFSDEIVAVEVPQRKGDPIMVTEDEEFKKVRFDKIPNLRPVFTKDGTVTAANASTINDGAAALILASKEAVEELGLEPVAKIVSFADAAREPEWFTIAPPLAANKALEKANLSLADIDFFEVNEAFSVVTLAFAKEMGIDLDKVNVHGGAVSIGHPLGASGARIVVTLNGVLKQQKGTKGLAAICNGGGGASAMIIERV; this is translated from the coding sequence ATGAAAGAAGTATTTATCGTATCAGCGGTGAGAACACCAATCGGAAGCTTTGGTGGTGTACTGTCAAGTGTTCCTGCAACCAAATTGGGAGCGACAGCCATCAAAGGTGCTTTGGAAAAAGCCAATGTTTCGGCTGACAAAGTGGATGAGGTGTTTATGGGAAATGTGGTTTCTGCCAATCTGGGTCAGGCTCCTGCTCGTCAGGCAGCATTGTTCGCAGGTATTGGACAGAATGTGCCATGTACAGCGGTGAATAAAGTATGTGCATCAGGAATGAAGTCAATCATGTTGGCTGCTCAGTCCATTATGCTGGGAGATAACAATATTGTAGTGGCAGGTGGTATGGAAAGTATGTCCAATATCCCGTACTATGTGCCAAAAGCAAGGTATGGTCAAGGCTACGGTCATGGCGAATTTTTGGATGGTTTGGTAAAAGATGGTCTGACTGACGTATACAATGGTCAGGCGATGGGTGTTTGTGCAGATGCTACAGCAACCAAATGCCATATCACCAGGGAGGAGCAGGATGAGTTTGCTATTAAATCATATGAGCGTTCTGCCAATAGTACTGAAGCAGGTCTTTTTAGTGATGAGATCGTAGCAGTAGAAGTACCTCAGCGTAAAGGCGATCCTATTATGGTTACGGAAGATGAGGAATTCAAGAAGGTGAGATTCGACAAGATTCCGAACTTGAGACCGGTTTTCACAAAGGATGGTACCGTAACAGCAGCCAATGCATCTACCATTAACGATGGTGCAGCAGCATTGATCTTGGCAAGTAAAGAAGCAGTAGAAGAATTGGGATTGGAGCCAGTAGCTAAAATCGTATCGTTTGCAGATGCAGCACGTGAGCCAGAATGGTTTACAATTGCTCCTCCTTTGGCTGCCAACAAGGCATTGGAAAAGGCAAACTTGTCTTTGGCTGATATTGATTTCTTTGAGGTAAACGAAGCTTTCTCAGTAGTGACGTTGGCTTTTGCCAAAGAGATGGGAATCGATCTGGATAAGGTAAACGTACATGGTGGTGCTGTTTCTATTGGTCACCCACTAGGAGCTTCAGGTGCCAGAATTGTAGTGACCCTTAATGGTGTACTCAAGCAGCAAAAAGGCACTAAAGGTTTGGCCGCAATCTGTAATGGTGGCGGTGGCGCCTCAGCTATGATTATCGAAAGAGTCTAA
- a CDS encoding gliding motility-associated C-terminal domain-containing protein, which yields MTKPIKNLICTLWFSLSWINAEAQTSSWAVNAADFEYSMTITALLLTDEGISADLQDKVAVFSGEQCRGVANVSKSKDKWGSNLIFLVVYSNSYTEEGLTFQYYDASQDKVVATSVAISFKDSERLGTVDKPIILTADQINRQPEALALSSNTIQDGSGIGTVIGQFTVADDQTEGHTYYLPEGEEDNDSFMLEGDILKAATEFNRSEKASYQLLVGVDDGFGGMLETMFDISVIAADSTGSQNPDPDPDPDPDSELPSSLSFTSIITPNGDGKNDQLQIIADNLSVFTDFTLVVYNASGLEVYRAVNYQSDWDGTYNGHALPAGAYLYRFSSPAKEYKGTFYIVQ from the coding sequence ATGACAAAACCGATTAAAAATCTGATATGCACGCTGTGGTTTTCCCTCAGTTGGATCAATGCCGAAGCACAGACAAGCAGTTGGGCAGTTAACGCTGCCGATTTTGAATACAGCATGACCATTACTGCCCTGCTACTGACAGATGAAGGAATTTCAGCTGACTTGCAGGATAAGGTGGCAGTATTCAGTGGTGAGCAGTGCCGAGGTGTAGCTAATGTTTCAAAGTCCAAAGATAAATGGGGAAGTAACCTCATTTTCTTGGTGGTCTATTCCAACAGCTATACAGAAGAAGGACTCACCTTTCAGTATTATGATGCTTCGCAGGATAAGGTAGTAGCGACCTCTGTTGCCATTTCTTTCAAGGATTCAGAGAGGTTGGGAACAGTAGATAAGCCAATCATCTTGACAGCAGATCAAATCAATAGACAGCCTGAAGCACTTGCATTGAGCAGCAATACGATTCAGGATGGAAGTGGGATTGGTACTGTCATCGGACAGTTTACTGTAGCGGATGATCAGACAGAAGGACATACCTATTATTTGCCAGAAGGAGAGGAAGACAATGATAGCTTTATGCTGGAAGGTGATATCCTCAAAGCGGCTACTGAGTTTAACCGGTCAGAAAAAGCATCTTATCAGTTGCTGGTAGGCGTGGATGATGGTTTTGGAGGTATGCTGGAAACGATGTTTGATATCTCAGTAATCGCTGCGGATTCTACAGGTTCACAAAATCCTGATCCCGATCCTGACCCTGATCCAGATAGTGAACTGCCTTCCAGTTTATCCTTTACCTCCATCATTACCCCGAATGGGGATGGTAAGAATGATCAGTTGCAGATCATCGCTGACAACCTTTCCGTGTTTACGGACTTTACGCTTGTCGTGTACAATGCTTCAGGATTGGAAGTGTATCGTGCTGTAAACTACCAAAGTGATTGGGACGGAACCTACAATGGTCACGCACTGCCAGCGGGGGCTTATTTATACCGTTTCAGTAGTCCGGCAAAAGAGTATAAAGGAACCTTTTACATTGTACAGTAA
- a CDS encoding LuxR C-terminal-related transcriptional regulator: MNAQTTELLTINFERLVNQLNFDTNLAQYKDKLAIESIVDNFSMLPGQSYYIIDLHKGQIHDCSNELIEFLGIPHHSLSIAQLFSLIHHKDQSKLIDQLSEIILSKYPHKPRKEAEQWVVSRSFEVYRKNRGYCRVIESITPLAFDRHNYPVFWLCTWSSDTSRYELSVEKNLEGSFTEREKEIISLLAEGKNSKDIAEELVISSHTVDTHRRKMLSKLGLNNVTQLVAFAFKIGLLT; the protein is encoded by the coding sequence ATGAATGCGCAGACGACAGAACTATTGACCATCAACTTTGAAAGGCTCGTAAATCAACTAAATTTTGACACTAACTTAGCTCAATACAAGGATAAGCTTGCCATTGAAAGTATTGTGGATAATTTCAGTATGCTTCCGGGGCAATCCTATTATATTATTGACCTTCACAAGGGGCAAATTCATGATTGCAGCAATGAACTGATTGAGTTTTTAGGCATTCCCCACCACTCATTGAGCATAGCACAACTGTTTAGTTTGATACACCATAAAGACCAGTCAAAACTGATTGACCAATTGAGTGAAATCATTCTTAGTAAATATCCTCATAAACCCCGAAAGGAGGCAGAACAGTGGGTGGTGTCACGCTCATTTGAGGTGTACCGCAAAAACAGGGGATATTGCAGGGTGATTGAAAGTATTACACCTCTTGCTTTTGACCGTCACAACTATCCTGTTTTTTGGCTCTGCACATGGTCATCAGACACCAGTAGGTACGAGCTATCAGTAGAAAAAAACTTGGAAGGCTCATTTACAGAAAGAGAAAAGGAAATCATATCGCTTTTGGCGGAAGGCAAAAACAGCAAGGATATCGCGGAAGAACTTGTTATCAGTAGCCATACGGTGGATACACATCGTCGGAAGATGCTCTCTAAACTAGGTTTGAACAATGTAACTCAATTGGTTGCTTTTGCTTTTAAGATCGGATTACTCACCTAA
- a CDS encoding ATP-binding protein — MRQLLLSTLLLCFFLQNGQAQSNERLTPEHPDINRVKDILRGNHGRKPLFLLDSIQQARQHLSVSEKVLLLQLRGQYYEYSHRFDSAIIIFKEALQFQNAELDSMGIEALGLCYNGLGHSHWKKAKREESIQYYQESNKLYEKIGFEQGLAYNFQDMSQVYYADGNIVESIRHSKQAKVYSEKVGDKVGIAFSLKNIANVKQDLGLGREALQNYILATEIFESDSSLIKQRYYVWFLNQKAILYQDLHEYEQAEKNYKKALLFGKERGDEYWIALIKRNLGALYTRMKQYDLAETYLFEAKEQMEASEYKVSSVLMYKNLAIYYQEIDKHDSAMVYIDKAVTLADSMGRHNNRVNMRKVKVHLLGEEEKWDEAIALGLEVLELSDGKNELGNLVELEKQLAKLYYKQGKNYKKAAGFFNRYIHNKDSLDKLSETKDLLKVEIQAEYQIEKNNIEKENERKQLILKQQVEKEKLLRTVSLGVLVLVVIGLLIVWRFYQQKKKASELIAAQKEELQTQHEQLEELLNFKENMTSMIVHDLKNPLSTVINLSNNDHADLKRIQQEGKRMFNLVMNILDVRKFKEANMYLQPKPVSLYHLLEEAKTQVKLLQDDKSILFHLPEIELTVNVDAYMVERVFVNLLTNAIKFSPLGGSIHIKCDQVDKDWVKIRFIDEGIGIPKEVQEQVFELYQQSGGERINSSTGLGLSYCRYTVEAHGGEIGIVSEEEKGTEVYLTLPLAATEVIYSNTSAVNVKPAIGAEHIAFLKPIKEQLENIPAYQYSEVLSVLSQLDKNKVSENITTWMGAVEAASLTGNQEQYERLLKSE; from the coding sequence ATGAGACAACTGCTGCTCTCTACTTTACTGCTGTGCTTTTTTTTACAGAACGGGCAAGCCCAAAGCAACGAACGGCTTACTCCTGAACATCCTGATATTAATCGTGTTAAAGATATTCTTAGAGGGAATCATGGAAGAAAACCTTTGTTTCTTCTGGATTCTATACAGCAAGCGCGTCAGCACCTTAGTGTGTCTGAAAAAGTCTTGTTGCTTCAACTGAGAGGACAGTATTATGAATACTCCCACCGTTTTGATTCCGCAATTATCATTTTCAAAGAAGCACTCCAATTTCAAAATGCTGAATTGGACTCAATGGGAATAGAGGCTTTGGGGCTTTGCTATAATGGTTTGGGGCACAGTCATTGGAAAAAAGCCAAGCGTGAGGAATCTATCCAATATTATCAGGAAAGTAATAAGCTTTATGAAAAGATTGGGTTTGAGCAGGGACTGGCCTATAACTTTCAGGATATGAGTCAGGTGTATTATGCTGATGGGAATATTGTTGAATCCATACGACACTCCAAACAGGCAAAAGTCTACTCTGAAAAAGTGGGAGATAAGGTAGGAATCGCTTTTTCTTTGAAGAATATCGCAAATGTAAAGCAGGACTTAGGTTTGGGAAGGGAAGCTTTACAGAACTATATCTTGGCTACAGAAATATTTGAGTCAGATTCGTCACTTATTAAACAGCGATATTATGTCTGGTTTCTGAATCAGAAAGCCATTCTTTATCAGGATTTGCATGAGTATGAGCAGGCAGAGAAGAATTATAAGAAGGCATTACTGTTCGGAAAGGAAAGAGGTGATGAATATTGGATTGCGTTAATCAAGAGGAATTTAGGTGCTTTATATACACGAATGAAGCAATATGATCTGGCTGAAACTTATCTGTTTGAGGCAAAAGAACAGATGGAGGCCTCAGAGTATAAGGTTTCTTCTGTATTGATGTATAAAAATCTGGCTATTTATTATCAGGAAATAGATAAGCACGATAGTGCCATGGTTTACATCGACAAGGCAGTAACGCTAGCAGATAGTATGGGTCGCCATAATAACCGCGTTAATATGCGTAAGGTGAAAGTGCATTTGTTGGGTGAAGAAGAAAAGTGGGATGAAGCTATTGCCTTGGGACTAGAAGTCTTAGAGCTTTCTGATGGGAAAAATGAGTTAGGTAATTTGGTTGAATTAGAAAAGCAGCTAGCCAAACTGTACTATAAGCAAGGGAAAAACTATAAAAAGGCAGCAGGTTTTTTTAACCGATATATCCATAACAAGGACAGTCTTGATAAGCTGAGTGAAACTAAAGACTTGCTCAAAGTTGAGATTCAGGCAGAGTACCAGATTGAAAAGAATAATATCGAAAAAGAAAATGAGCGAAAACAGCTGATACTTAAGCAGCAGGTAGAAAAGGAGAAACTACTAAGGACTGTCTCATTGGGTGTTTTGGTACTTGTGGTCATTGGTTTATTGATTGTATGGAGGTTCTACCAACAGAAGAAAAAAGCCAGTGAACTGATTGCAGCACAAAAGGAAGAACTACAGACACAACACGAACAGTTGGAAGAGCTTTTGAATTTTAAGGAAAACATGACCAGTATGATTGTCCATGACCTTAAAAACCCTTTGAGTACTGTGATTAACCTTTCTAATAATGACCATGCCGATCTGAAGCGCATACAGCAGGAAGGTAAGCGTATGTTTAACCTGGTGATGAATATACTGGATGTCCGTAAGTTTAAGGAAGCCAATATGTATTTGCAGCCAAAGCCCGTTTCCCTTTATCACTTGCTGGAGGAGGCCAAGACTCAGGTAAAGTTGCTCCAAGATGATAAGTCTATTCTTTTCCATCTTCCTGAGATTGAATTGACAGTGAATGTAGATGCTTATATGGTCGAAAGGGTATTTGTCAACCTATTGACCAATGCCATCAAGTTCTCTCCATTAGGGGGAAGTATTCATATCAAATGCGATCAGGTAGATAAGGATTGGGTCAAAATCAGGTTTATCGATGAAGGTATCGGTATTCCGAAGGAAGTGCAGGAACAGGTGTTTGAGTTGTATCAGCAGTCAGGAGGGGAGCGTATCAACTCTTCTACAGGTTTGGGCTTAAGTTATTGCAGGTATACGGTAGAGGCCCATGGTGGAGAGATAGGAATCGTATCAGAAGAGGAGAAAGGAACAGAAGTATATCTTACTTTGCCGTTAGCTGCAACAGAAGTAATTTATTCAAATACTTCAGCTGTCAATGTTAAGCCTGCTATTGGAGCTGAGCATATAGCCTTCCTTAAACCTATTAAGGAACAATTGGAAAATATACCAGCCTACCAATATTCGGAAGTGTTGTCAGTGTTGTCTCAGTTGGATAAAAATAAGGTTTCTGAAAACATTACAACATGGATGGGAGCAGTAGAGGCTGCGAGTTTAACGGGTAATCAGGAGCAGTATGAGCGACTTTTGAAGAGTGAATAG
- a CDS encoding ATP-binding protein — protein sequence MRIQLVLSVFLLLISYCNLSAQTQEMLTNQHPDIDRVEALSRKGDRNSLIVLDSLKQARKNLSASEEVLLLLNRGRFYENALKFDSASIHFEQAITYQDKGLESLGFKSLGFCFNALGHCHWKMGNYDQSIGNYKKSIFYFEKISFDKGLSFSHQDLGLVYQEGKSDLVEAIKQFRKSMAYAESSGQKLGIPVNLHNIGLIKLELGLGREALETYVKATEFFESDSSLKKEKNYPYFLSKKAHVLITLGEYEQAVKLYDKILLIAKEWNDQRLTALTHRNLGGVYTKMNEFELAKKYLFTSKEKLERLEYKEPAVLLYQLLVDYYDRTGEVDSALYYIEKAIDLADTKGGEESQVKVRELKLKLLIDQQQWKESLELGGILLQKTQSRKQLKLVAQTQKLMAEAHRQLGNFQESVAYYQGHVLNRDSLDKLNEANDLIKAEIKTEFQTEKLKIEKENERKQLLLKQEIEQEKLLRTIAVMVLLLVVVGLAIVWRFYQQKKKASELIAAQKATLQAQHEQLEELLNFKENMTSMIVHDLKNPLSTVINLSSGGQVDSKRIQQEGKRMLNLVMNILEVGRYREASVSVKLEEVSLAELLEEAKAQVSTMQQDKSIVMQLPEVDITLKIDPYLVERVLVNLLTNAIKFSPLGGSIRITCQPVDEKWVQISMQDEGIGIPKEDQEIVFELYQQAGGEKIKSSTGLGLSYCKYTVEAHGGEIGIRSEEGKGTEVFFVLPLAEKQIENNSVVPVSALAKDEKEEGVLVPVKTELSQFSAYQYSEVVKVLDRLKKEELSGQMIDWMEAVEMASLTGNQAKYEQLTKTN from the coding sequence ATGAGAATCCAACTGGTACTCTCTGTCTTTTTACTACTTATATCTTACTGTAATTTATCTGCTCAAACGCAAGAAATGCTCACAAATCAGCACCCTGATATTGATCGGGTGGAAGCGTTGAGCAGAAAAGGAGACCGAAATTCTCTGATTGTTCTGGACTCTTTGAAGCAAGCCAGAAAAAACCTGAGTGCTTCTGAGGAGGTATTACTGCTACTGAATAGGGGCCGCTTTTATGAAAATGCACTGAAGTTTGACTCTGCCAGTATTCATTTTGAGCAAGCGATCACTTACCAAGACAAGGGATTAGAGTCTTTGGGATTCAAATCCTTGGGCTTCTGCTTCAATGCACTTGGGCACTGTCACTGGAAGATGGGGAACTATGATCAATCCATCGGGAATTATAAAAAAAGTATTTTCTACTTCGAAAAGATCAGCTTTGATAAGGGACTCTCTTTCAGTCATCAGGATTTGGGACTCGTCTACCAGGAGGGAAAAAGCGACCTGGTGGAGGCAATCAAGCAGTTCCGGAAAAGTATGGCTTATGCTGAGAGCAGTGGTCAGAAACTGGGGATCCCGGTAAATCTTCATAACATAGGGTTAATCAAGTTGGAGCTGGGCTTGGGCAGGGAAGCACTTGAAACTTATGTGAAGGCAACTGAATTTTTTGAATCAGATTCATCCCTGAAAAAAGAAAAAAATTACCCCTATTTTCTGAGTAAAAAAGCCCATGTACTCATCACCCTCGGTGAGTATGAGCAAGCCGTTAAGCTATACGATAAAATCCTGTTGATCGCCAAAGAGTGGAATGATCAGAGACTTACGGCCCTAACTCACCGGAACCTTGGGGGTGTCTACACGAAGATGAATGAATTCGAACTGGCCAAAAAATACCTGTTTACTTCTAAAGAAAAACTGGAAAGGCTGGAGTACAAAGAGCCTGCTGTCCTGCTGTATCAATTGCTGGTGGATTATTATGACCGGACTGGTGAGGTAGACAGCGCTTTGTATTATATCGAAAAAGCCATTGACCTGGCAGATACCAAAGGAGGAGAAGAAAGTCAGGTCAAGGTGCGTGAACTGAAGCTGAAACTGCTCATTGATCAGCAGCAATGGAAGGAGTCACTTGAATTGGGGGGAATCCTGCTTCAAAAAACACAATCCCGGAAACAGCTGAAACTAGTGGCACAGACCCAGAAACTGATGGCGGAAGCGCATAGGCAGCTAGGAAACTTTCAGGAATCGGTAGCATATTATCAGGGGCATGTGCTCAACCGAGATAGCTTAGACAAACTTAACGAAGCCAATGACCTGATCAAGGCTGAAATTAAAACAGAATTCCAGACTGAGAAACTCAAGATTGAGAAAGAAAATGAGCGGAAGCAGTTGCTGCTTAAGCAGGAAATAGAGCAGGAGAAACTTTTACGGACAATTGCTGTAATGGTACTTTTACTGGTCGTGGTCGGCTTGGCGATTGTCTGGCGATTTTACCAGCAGAAGAAAAAAGCCAGTGAGCTGATTGCGGCACAAAAGGCAACACTGCAGGCGCAGCATGAGCAACTGGAAGAACTCCTCAATTTTAAGGAAAACATGACCAGCATGATTGTGCATGACCTGAAAAACCCGTTGAGTACCGTGATTAATCTTTCCTCTGGAGGGCAGGTGGACAGCAAGCGAATTCAGCAGGAAGGGAAACGGATGCTCAACCTGGTGATGAATATCCTGGAAGTGGGCAGGTACCGTGAAGCGAGTGTTTCCGTGAAGCTAGAGGAAGTTTCGCTGGCGGAATTGCTCGAAGAAGCCAAGGCTCAGGTCAGCACGATGCAGCAGGATAAGTCGATTGTGATGCAGCTGCCAGAGGTGGATATCACCCTGAAGATCGACCCCTATCTGGTGGAAAGGGTATTGGTGAACCTGCTGACAAATGCCATTAAGTTTTCTCCTTTGGGCGGCAGTATTCGCATTACCTGCCAGCCGGTCGATGAGAAATGGGTACAGATCAGCATGCAGGATGAAGGCATTGGCATCCCGAAAGAAGATCAGGAGATAGTTTTTGAATTGTACCAGCAAGCTGGAGGCGAAAAAATCAAGTCTTCGACAGGATTGGGCTTAAGTTACTGTAAATATACCGTGGAAGCCCACGGCGGTGAAATCGGTATCAGGTCGGAAGAAGGAAAAGGGACAGAAGTATTTTTCGTCTTGCCGTTAGCTGAAAAGCAAATAGAAAATAACTCAGTGGTTCCGGTGAGCGCCTTGGCAAAGGATGAAAAAGAAGAGGGGGTGTTGGTGCCGGTCAAGACAGAACTCAGCCAGTTTTCGGCTTATCAGTACTCGGAAGTCGTGAAAGTACTTGACCGCTTGAAGAAAGAGGAACTTTCCGGACAAATGATTGACTGGATGGAGGCCGTAGAGATGGCCAGCCTGACAGGTAACCAGGCTAAGTATGAGCAGCTGACCAAAACGAATTAG
- a CDS encoding PorP/SprF family type IX secretion system membrane protein encodes MKNRLILLLIILLTGTMAQAQSLNDTYFYTQNFYKINPAATPGSGHLQAMVHAHLQQMSPEGLPSQRMGLSLNAGLGQIAVGGNLLYTQQGFLNSTKASLSFAYTLEVTREASMSFGLSAGVSNDDWRFESSQLQGVDLTDPYLEYGTGLLKPSPTIGFGTVLNWKQLTVGISSSELMRISDNYFSIADIFARYEWELNEQVTLAPIVAATFHNVEKTVTDIHLQAILREKLWLSTGYRSTGKAMFSSGLEMGLFKVSYAYLHNFGQLSTFNDRQHEVAVLFDIETNSKSKGRSARTRYRRR; translated from the coding sequence ATGAAAAACCGATTGATTCTACTGTTGATCATCCTGCTGACAGGAACGATGGCGCAGGCACAGTCATTGAATGATACCTATTTCTACACCCAAAATTTCTATAAGATAAATCCGGCAGCCACGCCCGGTTCAGGTCATCTACAGGCAATGGTACATGCCCACTTGCAGCAGATGTCGCCGGAAGGATTGCCTTCCCAGCGAATGGGCTTAAGCCTGAATGCCGGTTTGGGACAAATCGCTGTTGGAGGCAATCTGCTGTATACCCAGCAGGGCTTTTTGAATTCAACAAAGGCAAGTCTTTCTTTTGCCTATACCTTGGAAGTGACCCGTGAGGCAAGCATGTCTTTTGGTCTGTCGGCAGGGGTTTCCAATGATGATTGGCGCTTTGAAAGCAGCCAGCTGCAAGGCGTTGATCTGACGGATCCCTATCTGGAATATGGAACGGGATTGCTGAAACCTTCTCCAACTATTGGCTTTGGTACAGTTCTCAACTGGAAGCAGTTGACTGTTGGGATATCTTCCTCAGAACTGATGCGTATCTCGGACAACTATTTCAGTATTGCGGATATTTTTGCCCGATATGAGTGGGAACTGAATGAGCAAGTTACATTGGCTCCCATCGTGGCAGCAACTTTCCATAATGTAGAGAAAACAGTAACGGATATTCATCTTCAGGCAATTCTAAGGGAGAAGCTGTGGTTGTCGACAGGTTATCGTTCTACTGGAAAAGCGATGTTCTCGTCTGGTTTGGAGATGGGGTTGTTCAAGGTATCTTATGCTTACCTGCATAACTTCGGACAGTTATCAACATTTAATGACAGGCAACACGAAGTTGCGGTTCTATTCGATATTGAAACAAATAGTAAAAGCAAGGGCAGAAGTGCCCGAACGAGATACAGAAGAAGATAA
- a CDS encoding response regulator, with protein sequence MRKTVLIVDDEVTNIRLIAEYLAKQKDTYELLTSLDPEQAFKVAAEHIPDLIILDWEMPKMTGIELLKVLKEDNRTHSIPVIIATGKMTSSENLATALEAGAEDYIRKPLDTIELEARIRTVLRLSEQYKQMEQMLKEEVELKNRKLATATMYTSERNQLLSGVVNRLSNMLEKPDESHQNLLKDLKALKKEVTGVLDMDENWNTYKIHFEEVHPQFFEKLKEEQPTLTNNDLKLCAYLCIGLENKEIAHMCNISYDGVKKSLYRLKKKFQLSEEYSLRTYISNSFA encoded by the coding sequence ATGCGAAAAACAGTGCTGATTGTAGATGATGAAGTAACAAACATCAGACTCATTGCAGAGTATTTGGCAAAACAGAAAGATACCTATGAGCTACTGACATCCCTAGATCCTGAACAGGCATTTAAGGTTGCAGCAGAACATATCCCTGATTTGATAATATTGGATTGGGAGATGCCGAAAATGACAGGTATTGAACTGCTGAAGGTATTAAAGGAGGATAACCGTACGCATTCCATCCCTGTTATTATTGCTACAGGCAAAATGACTTCTTCTGAAAATTTGGCAACTGCATTGGAAGCTGGGGCAGAAGACTATATCCGAAAGCCACTCGATACCATTGAGCTGGAAGCAAGGATAAGAACGGTGCTGCGCTTGAGTGAGCAATACAAGCAGATGGAGCAAATGCTGAAGGAGGAAGTGGAGCTTAAAAACCGGAAACTGGCTACAGCTACCATGTATACTTCTGAGAGAAACCAACTGTTGAGTGGGGTTGTAAATAGGTTGAGCAATATGCTTGAAAAGCCAGATGAGAGCCATCAAAATCTACTGAAAGACTTAAAGGCTTTGAAAAAGGAAGTAACAGGCGTTTTGGATATGGATGAGAACTGGAATACTTATAAGATCCATTTCGAAGAGGTGCATCCCCAGTTTTTTGAAAAGCTGAAGGAGGAGCAACCCACCTTGACAAATAATGACTTGAAACTGTGTGCATACCTCTGCATTGGCTTGGAAAATAAGGAGATTGCACATATGTGTAACATATCGTATGATGGCGTGAAGAAATCACTTTACCGTCTCAAGAAAAAATTTCAGTTAAGTGAAGAGTATAGCTTGAGAACATATATCTCAAACTCCTTTGCTTAA